A segment of the Terriglobia bacterium genome:
GGATGACCACGAAGGCTAATAACGACGCTATCAGAGTTCGCATCATTCCCCTTCCGGCAGGCCAGCTGCGACCAGTCCGGACGCGGCCGGCAGACAATGATAGCAGCCGCCTCCCATGGTGGACATCCATTCTACGCGAATTCAATACCAGGTCGGCAAAAGTTCGCGCCGGCGAAAATCCGCGTCCGCAAACAATCACGGTTAGCGAAGCCGTGCCCTCCGGCTGGTTTCAAGCTGGAAACCGCGTGATGCTGCATCTCAAATGCCTTCACACGCTTGATTGCTGCGGAAAATCCGTTATACTGATCTGCGGATTTGCGGATTATGGAGAAGAACATGAACAATATTTATCATGTGCAGGTGGTGCGCCGGGGCGTCATCACCCTTCCCAAAGATTTGCGTGAGCAAAGCCACATCGCCGAGGGAGACACGCTGACTCTGATTGATTTGGGTGATGGCGTGGTGGTCATGAGTCCGCGCCGCTCACGGGTTGATGAGATTGCCGATAAGCTCGCCAAAGCATGGCAAGACTCCGGTGAAACCCTTGAATCGATGTTGGCCACCCTGCGGGAAGTGCGCGCCGAATATGACGCCAAAAAGCCTTAAAGCCTTTCTGGATACGAGCGTACCCTTTGCCGCCGTGTTCTCCCCAACCGGGGGGGCGCGCAAACTCTTTTGCCTGGCGGAAGCGGGTGTGTTGCGCCTTATGGTCGGGCCAACCGTCTTGCGTGAAGCCGATGAGGTTGTGCGCCGCAAAGCGATGGCCTCGCGGCCGGTCCTGGCACAGCTTCTCGACGCCGGGCGGGTGGAAACATCTCCAGCGCCCACAGAAATCCAGGTTGAGGGCGCCCGGCAGCATGTTCAATACGCGCCGGACGCACGGGTACTGGCGGAGGCCATCCGCGCCGAACCGGATTGGTTTGTCACCCATGACAAGGAGCATTTTCTGAACGGGAAACAGGCGCTAAAACTCCCTTTTGCAATCGGCACGCCGGGAGACTTAATCCAAAGCATCCAAGACGGTTTCTATCCGCCTTGAAGGTTGGAGAATCACCTGGAGCATGATCGTGGCTGATAATCAGCCATCAAATGGAGGCCGTAAAAGCCAGCCACGAATGGCACGGCGCGGAATATCTGCAACCTAAAGCCTCGACGCAGAGGTCGCGGAGCCCGCAGAGGATTTTCGCTTCTGCATGACTTTTCTCCGCGACCTCTGCGACCTGTGCGCAGAGCTTTTGCTTTTCTTGCCTAAATGGCGGGGATCTGTGGGCAAGTAGTGCGAAATTCACGAATGTGCCATTCGTGGCCGCTTTCCGTCTTTGGGGACTGTCTTCGGAACCTGCGCGCGGTCAGACGCGGGCTGGGTTCGCAAACGCATTCTGACCCGACGATCTGCTGAACGGCGGGGTGGTTGGTGTATCCTGTTGGCTCGAGGTTCGACTCGTCTACTCGTGGAGGTGATTGATGTCCCGGAAATGTAGCTATGGCATAACCGTTGTTCTCGCCGCTTGCCTGCTGGCCGGCGCCGGCGCGTCCCGGCAGGCAGCCCGGGGCGGGCAGGCGGAGCAGGGCCTCACGGCCGAGCGGGCGCTGGCCGCCACCATCTCCGAAACGCGCATGGTGGAGACCGTGCGCCGGCTGGTCGGCTTCGGCACGCGCGCGTACGGGTCGCCTTCGAACCATGAGGCGGCCTCCTGGCTTGCCGCGTCCTTCCGCGAGGCGGGGTTGGAGGTGACCGTGCGGCAGGACGCGCCCCGCGACTGGTACCAGCCGGTGTCCTGCGAGATCCGCGCGTTCGCTGAAGCGGCGGGAAGCGGCGGTTCGGTGCTCAAGACGAGCTGGCCGTTCACGGGCTCGCCATCCGGGAAGGGCGAAGGTCCGCTGGCGCTGCAGGCAGCGCCGGGAGCCGTCTGCCTGATCTCCACCAACCCGACGCCGGATGCGACGGCCGGGTGCGCGGCGGTGCTGTTCGACGGCAGGTCGTCCGCATCGGGGTGGCCGAGTGTCGGCCGCGCGCGCGGGACGTGGGCGATCCCGTTAATTGCCGTCTCACCGAAGGAGGCGAACCCGCTGCGTGAGCGGCTGGCAGCCGGCGAAAAGGTGCGCGTCTCGTTCGCGGTCGAAGGGAAGTCCGGCAACGGTCCGGCCGAGACGGTCGTGGCGACGCTGCCGGGCAAGGACCGCTCGAAATACGTGCTCTTCTGCGCCCACGGCGACTCCGACTCGGGCGGGCCGGGCGCCAACGACAACGCCTCCGGCGTGGCCATTGTGCTCGAAATCGCGCGCGCCGCGGCGGCAGCCGTGAAGTCGGGCGCGATGCCGCAGCCGGCCTGGGATCTCCGCTTCGCCTCCTGGGGCGGCGAGATGTCCTCGACGCGCGAATACGTGGCGGCGATGGACAAGGATCCCTGCCGCCTGCAAGCGGTGTTCAACTACGACCAGTCCGGCTTCGGGGCGTCGAAGGACGCGCTCTACGTCGAGCCCGACGATGTCGCGGTGAACAAGGAACTCATCACCCTGGTGCGCGCGGTCATGAAGGACCATCTCGGCACCCGCGGCTTCCCCGAGCACGCCGCCAGCGTCAAGACCCAGGGGGGAACCGACTCCTACGTATTCCAGAATGCCAGGACTCCAGGCGCGACCCTGTACCCGGCGGTGACGCTCTACACCTCCGCCTGGGACCGGGAGCGCACCCAGCCGGTGACCGAGGGCTTCCCGCCCCTTAACTGGTATGCGGGAGAGAAGCCCGGGATGGTGACCGTGGACGGCGACCCCTTCTATCACTCGGTCGGCGACACGCCGGCCAACACCACAGACACTGAACCGTTCAACATGGGCTGGTGCGCGCGCGTCGGGCTGTTGAGCTGCCTGCGCCTCCTGGGCGGAAAGTAGGTCCCGGCGAATAACAAAGGATTAACGTAAAGGCCCACAGGGAGGCGGAGAG
Coding sequences within it:
- a CDS encoding M28 family peptidase; this translates as MSRKCSYGITVVLAACLLAGAGASRQAARGGQAEQGLTAERALAATISETRMVETVRRLVGFGTRAYGSPSNHEAASWLAASFREAGLEVTVRQDAPRDWYQPVSCEIRAFAEAAGSGGSVLKTSWPFTGSPSGKGEGPLALQAAPGAVCLISTNPTPDATAGCAAVLFDGRSSASGWPSVGRARGTWAIPLIAVSPKEANPLRERLAAGEKVRVSFAVEGKSGNGPAETVVATLPGKDRSKYVLFCAHGDSDSGGPGANDNASGVAIVLEIARAAAAAVKSGAMPQPAWDLRFASWGGEMSSTREYVAAMDKDPCRLQAVFNYDQSGFGASKDALYVEPDDVAVNKELITLVRAVMKDHLGTRGFPEHAASVKTQGGTDSYVFQNARTPGATLYPAVTLYTSAWDRERTQPVTEGFPPLNWYAGEKPGMVTVDGDPFYHSVGDTPANTTDTEPFNMGWCARVGLLSCLRLLGGK
- a CDS encoding type II toxin-antitoxin system VapC family toxin, producing MTPKSLKAFLDTSVPFAAVFSPTGGARKLFCLAEAGVLRLMVGPTVLREADEVVRRKAMASRPVLAQLLDAGRVETSPAPTEIQVEGARQHVQYAPDARVLAEAIRAEPDWFVTHDKEHFLNGKQALKLPFAIGTPGDLIQSIQDGFYPP
- a CDS encoding AbrB/MazE/SpoVT family DNA-binding domain-containing protein; the protein is MNNIYHVQVVRRGVITLPKDLREQSHIAEGDTLTLIDLGDGVVVMSPRRSRVDEIADKLAKAWQDSGETLESMLATLREVRAEYDAKKP